The Malus domestica chromosome 13, GDT2T_hap1 genome includes a window with the following:
- the LOC103423761 gene encoding nuclear matrix constituent protein 1-like, translating into MMFTPQRKASTAALLLTPRSGGVVSNPRNTGKGKAVALVDGPPPPLGSLSESGPYTTAGLDTGDMDDWRAFKEAGFLDEASMERKDHQALAEKVSKLQKELFDYQYNMGLLLIEKKEWASKNEELSQALAETQEILKREQSAHLIAISEVEKREENLRRVLVAEKQCVAQLEKALREMHEEHAQIKRESEAKMVDANSLVVGIEEKSLETDAKLCAAEAKLAEVNRKSSELEMRLEEVEARESVLRREKLSLSTEQEVHKTTFYKQREDLKEWERKLQEGEERLCKLRRILNEKEEKSNQNEMSMKQKEKGIEEGQRKIEALNTMLKEKEADVNKRLDDLASKEKEANSLRNILELKERELHEFEQKLSSRENVEIQEVLEKHRSILNMKMQEFELEMEERRESLNKELRIKVDGVEQKELEISHREEKLLKREQALHEKSERLNEKNKELETKLKTLKENEKTIKVDEKTLEVERQQLLADIECLQNLRDEIQKIKDENLQLELHIREEREKQVITQEERSEHLRLQSELQQEIKTYRLRNELLLKEAEDLKQQREKFEEEWEDLDERKAEISRDLKKIVEEKEKLEKLQGMEEERLKKEKDAMQNYLQRERDSLKLEKESFASKMRNEQLALAEKAQFEHSQMVQDFESQKRDLEADMQNKEQEMKKRLQEMERAFEEEKDREHAKINYLKGVTDEQREELRSERHRMEKEREELALNKKQQEVNQLEMRKDIGQLAMLSKKIKQQREQLIEERRHFLSFVEKLKSCKDCGEMTREFVLSDLQVPGMYQVEAVSLPRLNDELLKNSSADLGVPDLEYTESGWGTSLLRKCKAMVSKVSPIKKMEYITDAGSSELPPLSAIQVNVEEKRIESNMLINEGEGGHISHEDEPGPSFRMLNDSSAQPLPSDNTSKEVDDGYAPSIDDHSFIDSKVKDVPDDSGQSEIKSGRQQPARGRKSRLSRTRTVKATVEEAKKFLGNTPEEPSNASMLPNDSSYNYEEIQGASSFAEKANSSIGRKRRRAQSSRITESEQDDCDSEGRSGSVTTAGGRRKRRQSIASSVQTPGEQRYNLRHRKTAGSVTAAPTAADLKKRSKEETGGGGIEPIPESVSVSSLGTAGENGQTTQLMQVTTLKGAEFSQERVVRFRTPTATVDDNAEADAAKSVENTDMSVKDIGTPESGCGNNTNGESDDDYDDEDVEERPGEKSIGKKIWTFLTT; encoded by the exons ATGATGTTCACGCCACAAAGGAAGGCGTCGACGGCGGCTCTGTTGCTGACGCCGAGGAGCGGCGGCGTCGTTTCGAACCCTAGGAATACTGGGAAGGGTAAAGCGGTGGCGCTTGTCGATGGTCCGCCTCCGCCATTGGGCTCGCTGAGTGAGAGCGGGCCTTATACGACTGCGGGATTAGATACCGGTGATATGGACGACTGGAGAGCGTTCAAAGAGGCTGGCTTCCTCGATGAGGCGTCTATGGAGCGCAAGGACCACCAAGCGCTCGCCGAGAAGGTCTCTAAGCTTCAAAAAGAG CTTTTTGATTACCAGTATAATATGGGGCTTCTCCTGATTGAAAAGAAAGAGTGGGCATCGAAGAACGAAGAATTGAGTCAAGCATTGGCGGAAACCCAGGAGATTCTTAAACGCGAACAATCTGCACACTTAATTGCAATATCTGAGGTTGAGAAGCGGGAGGAGAATTTACGGAGAGTATTGGTTGCTGAGAAGCAGTGTGTAGCTCAG CTGGAAAAGGCTTTGCGTGAAATGCACGAGGAGCATGCCCAAATAAAGCGGGAGTCTGAAGCAAAGATGGTTGATGCAAATTCATTAGTTGTGGGAATTGAAGAGAAGTCTTTGGAGACAGATGCAAAGTTGTGTGCTGCCGAGGCCAAACTTGCTGAGGTCAATAGAAAGAGTTCAGAGTTGGAGATGAGATTGGAGGAGGTGGAGGCACGTGAAAGTGTGCTTCGAAGAGAGAAGCTTTCCTTAAGTACAGA GCAAGAGGTACACAAGACAACTTTTTACAAACAAAGGGAAGACTTGAAAGAATGGGAGAGGAAGCTACAAGAAGGGGAAGAGAGGTTATGCAAGCTTCGGAGAATTTTGAATGAGAAAGAGGAGAAGTCAAATCAAAATGAAATGAGTATGAAGCAAAAAGAGAAGGGCATCGAAGAAGGGCAAAGGAAGATTGAAGCTTTGAACACTATGTTGAAAGAAAAGGAAGCGGATGTGAATAAACGGCTAGATGACTTAGCATCAAAGGAAAAG GAAGCAAATTCTTTGAGGAACATATTAGAGTTGAAGGAGAGGGAATTACATGAATTTGAGCAAAAACTAAGTTCGAGAGAAAAT GTGGAGATTCAAGAGGTGCTTGAGAAGCACAGATCCATTCTCAATATGAAAATGCAGGAGTTTGAGTTGGAAATGGAAGAAAGGAGGGAGTCTCTGAACAAGGAACTAAGGATTAAGGTTGACGGGGTGGAACAAAAGGAGCTGGAAATCAGCCACAGGGAAGAAAAGTTGTTGAAGAGGGAACAAGCGCTGCATGAGAAATCAGAGAGGTTGAATGAGAAAAATAAGGAACTTGAAACAAAGCTGAAAACTTTGAAGGAGAACGAGAAAACCATCAAAGTTGATGAGAAAACTTTAGAGGTGGAAAGGCAACAACTACTTGCTGATATAGAGTGTCTTCAGAATCTTAGAGATGAAATTCAGAAGATAAAGGATGAAAACCTTCAACTGGAGCTCCATATtcgtgaagagagagagaagcaggTAATTACCCAGGAAGAGAGGTCAGAGCACCTCCGTTTGCAGTCGGAATTGCAGCAGGAAATAAAGACTTATAGACTTCGAAATGAGTTGCTCTTGAAGGAAGCTGAAGATTTAAAGCAGCAGAGGGAAAAGTTTGAAGAAGAGTGGGAGGATTTGGATGAGAGAAAAGCTGAAATTAGCAGAGATCTGAAGAAAATTgttgaagagaaagaaaaattagaaaaattacaAGGCATGGAGGAAGAAAGGCTGAAAAAGGAGAAAGATGCAATGCAAAATTACTTACAGAGGGAGCGGGACAGTCTCAAGCTTGAGAAAGAATCATTTGCGTCTAAGATGAGGAATGAGCAGTTAGCGTTAGCTGAAAAGGCCCAATTTGAGCATAGTCAAATGGTTCAAGATTTTGAGTCACAGAAGAGGGATCTTGAGGCTGATATGCAGAATAAGGAGCAGGAAATGAAGAAACGCCTGCAGGAAATGGAGAGAGCATTTGAGGAGGAGAAGGATAGAGAACATGCTAAAATTAATTACTTGAAGGGAGTCACTGATGAGCAAAGGGAAGAATTAAGATCTGAAAGGCATAGAATGGAAAAGGAAAGAGAAGAACTTGCTCTGAACAAGAAGCAACAGGAAGTTAACCAACTTGAAATGCGAAAAGATATTGGTCAGCTTGCTATGCTTAGCAAAAAGATCAAGCAGCAGCGGGAACAGCTTATTGAGGAAAGACGAcacttcctttcttttgttGAGAAGCTTAAAAGTTGCAAGGACTGTGGAGAAATGACAAGGGAATTTGTACTTTCTGATCTCCAAGTACCGGGAATGTACCAAGTTGAGGCTGTTTCTCTGCCAAGGCTCAATGATGAACTTTTAAAGAACTCTTCGGCTGATTTAGGTGTTCCTGATTTGGAATACACAGAATCAGGATGGGGAACGTCTTTGCTGCGCAAATGCAAGGCAATGGTTTCCAAAGTATctccaataaaaaaaatggagtaTATTACTGATGCAGGGTCTTCGGAGTTGCCCCCACTATCCGCTATTCAGGTTAATGTTGAAGAGAAAAGAATCGAATCTAATATGCTTATCAATGAGGGAGAAGGAGGGCACATCAGTCATGAAGATGAGCCTGGGCCATCTTTTAGGATGCTTAATGACTCTAGTGCTCAACCACTACCATCGGATAACACTTCCAAAGAAGTGGATGATGGGTATGCTCCATCAATTGATGATCATAGCTTCATTGACAGTAAGGTTAAAGATGTTCCAGATGATTCCGGGCAATCTGAGATAAAGAGTGGTCGGCAACAACCAGCTAGGGGACGCAAGTCCAGACTGTCTAGGACACGCACAGTGAAGGCAACAGTTGAAGAGGCAAAGAAATTTCTCGGAAATACTCCAGAAGAACCATCAAATGCAAGTATGCTGCCTAATGATAGTAGTTACAATTATGAAGAAATTCAGGGAGCTTCCAGTTTTGCTGAGAAAGCAAATAGTAGCATTGGGAGAAAACGAAGGCGTGCTCAGAGCTCTAGGATTACTGAAAGTGAGCAAGATGATTGTGACAGCGAAGGACGTTCGGGCAGTGTCACAACAGCTGGTGGGCGCAGGAAGAGGCGACAATCTATTGCTTCTTCCGTGCAAACACCTGGAGAGCAGCGATATAACCTTAGACATCGCAAGAC TGCAGGATCGGTCACAGCAGCACCAACCGCGGCTGACCTGAAGAAGAGAAGCAAGGAAGAAACTGGAGGTGGTGGTATAGAACCAATTCCGGAATCTGTTTCTGTGTCATCGTTGGGGACGGCTGGTGAGAATGGGCAAACTACACAGTTGATGCAGGTCACTACGTTAAAAGGTGCGGAATTCTCACAGGAGCGGGTTGTGAGG TTTAGAACACCAACAGCCACCGTCGATGACAATGCTGAAGCCGATGCAGCCAAATCAGTTGAAAATACAGATATGAGCGTGAAAGATATTGGTACACCGGAATCTGGTTGCGGCAACAATACAAATGGCGAGAGCGACGATGACTATGATGACGAGGACGTTGAAGAGCGTCCTGGCGAGAAGTCAATAGGAAAAAAGATCTGGACTTTCTTAACGACGTGA
- the LOC103451695 gene encoding protein MIZU-KUSSEI 1-like, whose protein sequence is MRTIMAAKTLHDSSLSFSRRYFHWKKKSEDEEDDDQEILNFSHLHFSEESSEKENHEELRIPVAPAETAVIPPKKHSLMSVSKLRSALTVFGKSHRSHRPVLGRRVMGTLFGYRRGHVHLAFQDEPKSAPAFLIELATPTSVLVREMASGLVRIALETEKKAEKKGFKLLEEPLWRTYCNGKKCGFAMKRECGGEEWKVLKALEAISMGAGVLPASDDGVGAEGELMYMRAKFERVAGSKDSEAFYMMNPDGSGGPELSIYLLRV, encoded by the coding sequence ATGAGGACAATCATGGCAGCAAAGACCCTTCACGACTCATCACTCTCTTTCTCCAGGAGGTACTTCCACTGGAAAAAGAAATCTGAGGACGAGGAGGACGACGACCAGGAAATCTTAAACTTCAGCCACTTGCATTTCTCGGAAGAATCATCGGAGAAAGAAAATCACGAGGAGCTCAGAATCCCAGTCGCCCCGGCAGAAACTGCAGTAATCCCACCAAAGAAACACTCTTTAATGTCGGTCTCCAAGCTCCGCTCGGCTCTCACGGTGTTTGGAAAGAGCCACCGCTCCCACCGCCCCGTACTCGGCCGCAGAGTGATGGGCACTCTGTTCGGCTACCGCCGTGGACACGTCCACCTGGCATTTCAAGACGAGCCCAAGTCGGCGCCCGCCTTCCTGATCGAGCTGGCGACGCCGACGAGCGTTCTGGTGCGAGAAATGGCATCTGGGTTGGTGCGGATAGCGCTGGAGACGGAGAAGAAAGCGGAGAAGAAGGGTTTTAAGTTACTGGAGGAGCCGCTGTGGAGGACTTACTGCAACGGGAAGAAATGCGGGTTTGCTATGAAGCGGGAGTGCGGCGGTGAGGAGTGGAAGGTGTTGAAAGCTCTGGAGGCGATTTCAATGGGGGCGGGAGTTCTGCCGGCGAGTGACGACGGCGTTGGGGCGGAGGGGGAGCTCATGTACATGAGAGCTAAGTTTGAGAGGGTTGCGGGGTCCAAGGACTCTGAGGCATTTTACATGATGAACCCTGATGGCTCTGGGGGTCCTGAGCTTAGCATTTATTTGCTTAGAGTTTAG
- the LOC103451693 gene encoding piriformospora indica-insensitive protein 2-like, translating into MKGFTPISVVILVTFLFSVGAWSSEEVDEGVAPMEKTEQFALYSAIQGFVGKWWNGSDLYPDPCGWTPIQGVSCDLFDGVWYVTSMNIGPILDNSLGCSPSAKFRPQLFDLKHLKSLSIFNCFLSPHKHPVPIPSENWWKVAGSLESLEFRSNPGLIGQIPTTFGSLRKLQSLVLVENGLRGGLPTNIGELVRLKRLVLTGNWFTGQIPDGFGELNQLLILDLSRNSLSGPLPITIGRLTSLLKLDLSSNQLEGQLPIGFGNLKKLTLLDLRSNNFSGGLTKSLQEMHSLEEMVLSNNPIGGDLKTLEWQNMESLVFLDLSGLGLIGEIPDSFSNLKKLRFLGLSDNKLTGNLLPKIATLPCLSALYLHGNNLTGELKFSESFYHKMGNRFGAWNNPNLCYTSGMVPAEHVPIGVRPCQQEGEEVT; encoded by the exons ATGAAGGGTTTTACTCCCATCAGTGTTGTGATTTTGGTAACCTTTCTGTTCTCTGTGGGTGCTTGGAGTTCTGAGGAAGTAGATGAAGGTGTAGCTCCAATGGAGAAAACGGAGCAATTCGCTCTGTACTCTGCAATCCAAGGCTTTGTGGGTAAATGGTGGAATGGCTCAGACCTCTATCCGGATCCTTGTGGGTGGACTCCTATACAG GGGGTGTCTTGTGATTTGTTTGATGGGGTTTGGTACGTGACCTCCATGAATATTGGACCTATTCTTGACAACTCCCTTGGTTGTTCCCCAAGCGCAAAATTTAGACCACAGCTGTTTGATTTGAAGCACCTAAAGTCCCTGTCCATTTTCAATTGCTTCCTCTCACCCCACAAGCATCCAGTTCCGATCCCCTCAGAAAACTGGTGGAAGGTTGCCGGCAGCTTAGAATCACTAGAGTTTCGATCGAACCCGGGCCTCATTGGACAGATTCCTACAACCTTTGGCAGCCTCAGAAAGCTCCAATCATTGGTACTAGTGGAGAATGGATTAAGAGGTGGATTACCAACAAATATCGGTGAATTAGTCCGATTGAAGCGGCTAGTTCTTACCGGAAACTGGTTTACGGGCCAAATCCCCGATGGGTTTGGTGAATTGAATCAGCTGCTGATCCTTGATTTAAGTAGGAACTCACTGTCTGGGCCTTTGCCAATCACCATTGGACGTTTGACTTCACTCTTGAAGCTTGACTTGAGCAGCAATCAACTGGAAGGGCAGCTGCCAATAGGTTTTGGTAATCTAAAGAAGTTGACTTTATTGGACCTCAGGAGCAACAATTTCTCGGGTGGATTGACCAAATCACTTCAAGAAATGCATTCCTTGGAGGAAATGGTTTTATCCAACAACCCAATTGGTGGAGACCTCAAAACCCTAGAGTGGCAAAACATGGAGAGTTTGGTATTTTTAGACCTCTCCGGATTAGGTCTAATTGGTGAGATTCCAGATTCATTTTCAAACCTAAAAAAGTTGAGATTTTTGGGTTTAAGTGACAACAAGCTCACAGGCAACCTCTTGCCAAAGATTGCAACTTTGCCCTGCCTCAGTGCACTCTACCTCCACGGCAACAACCTGACAGGGGAGCTTAAATTCTCTGAGtcgttttatcacaaaatgggGAATCGTTTTGGTGCTTGGAACAACCCTAATCTCTGCTACACCAGTGGAATGGTGCCAGCAGAGCATGTCCCAATTGGGGTGAGGCCATGTCAGCAGGAGGGGGAGGAGGTCACTTGA